One window of the Deltaproteobacteria bacterium genome contains the following:
- a CDS encoding DUF4065 domain-containing protein, producing the protein MVCIDLLLGGLIINPAPLTLARWLVEHYPRKDLTPLKLQKLVFYAVGAAIAYDATEELGDIRFRAWKLGPVNIEIYRRFKADGATPLSSANVTTLPEPNYSGGLEEQLRAVLSVYGHLTAASLVEETHREVPWAVTYKPGYDHEIDSELLSTHFKAKFAPGSVLPPSVTFDPSSFTVDGIPVSRFESLLSLATALDHARVF; encoded by the coding sequence GTGGTATGCATTGACCTGCTTCTTGGAGGACTCATCATTAACCCCGCACCCCTGACATTGGCTAGATGGCTCGTGGAGCATTACCCGCGAAAAGACCTAACTCCGCTGAAATTGCAGAAGTTAGTTTTCTACGCAGTCGGTGCGGCTATTGCATACGATGCCACTGAGGAGCTAGGCGACATACGGTTCCGAGCATGGAAGCTTGGACCAGTTAATATCGAAATATATCGTCGATTCAAAGCTGATGGGGCGACTCCACTCAGCTCCGCAAACGTCACCACGCTGCCCGAACCAAATTATTCTGGCGGCCTTGAGGAGCAGCTCAGGGCGGTGCTTTCCGTCTACGGACACCTAACGGCTGCTTCCTTGGTGGAGGAAACTCATAGGGAAGTCCCCTGGGCTGTCACGTACAAACCTGGCTATGATCATGAGATCGACAGTGAACTCCTGAGTACGCATTTTAAAGCCAAGTTTGCACCGGGATCTGTGCTTCCACCTTCCGTTACTTTTGATCCAAGTTCATTCACAGTTGATGGGATTCCTGTGAGCCGATTTGAATCACTGCTATCTCTGGCCACCGCACTTGATCATGCTCGGGTTTTCTAA